One genomic segment of Danio rerio strain Tuebingen ecotype United States chromosome 11, GRCz12tu, whole genome shotgun sequence includes these proteins:
- the si:ch211-227n13.3 gene encoding uncharacterized protein si:ch211-227n13.3 isoform X2 produces MNLRRSTILKGRQQEPKNVKGSESISVLLSDTDSSQSESIEEIIDQVSVIREMKRPVRKYKAAASRRAGKKRLSVVESQQDTVQKISLAVGAMAEDTLEKLRLMSNKCETELRPTSPVHSREELVVSDDSSSDHTVNSGPSSPSRPVDNIRCRECERLFTKVRRWPSTNKKSRDKNPASLSCDMWVLLKKRHPQRRRHREKGLLWTSLSHIRKMLAQGSGFSAVRTQMKCSRPHVFLQRILRRCKYLTSIQSDLSITRAKPRHRKRPRVVFPPIAGWNSSVKRRPSVNNTFLQQLSPFNLSVRETQEDELYAEEKLLKSNQKNSSNQKSANAKGKMKELEVSDGVDVTRRVLKFDEQLQTGEQRKSPRQQHEHGEIHEAQIELQEESSEDSDWFRTPTDLFSVKPKIKQGNQKKISDPKPNVQKPNFMSLLATMLKNQNQIIRESCK; encoded by the exons ATGAATCTGCGTCGCTCCACAATCCTCAAAGGCCGACAGCAAGAGCCTAAAAATGTGAAAGGCTCTGAGAGCATCTCTGTGCTGTTGAGTGACACcgactccagccaatcagagagtATTGAAGAAATAATAGACCAAGTGTCTGTTATTCGTGAGATGAAGCGGCCAGTAAGAAAGTATAAAGCTGCTGCTTCAAGGCGAGCAGGTAAAAAGAGGCTTTCTGTTGTAGAATCACAGCAGGATACGGTTCAGAAGATCTCGCTGGCTGTTGGTGCTATGGCTGAGGACACTTTAGAGAAACTCAGGTTGATGTCAAACAAATGTGAGACCGAGTTGAGGCCTACAAGTCCTGTTCATTCACGAGAAGAACTTGTTGTATCGGATGATTCCAGTAGCGATCATACTGTAAATTCAGGCCCCAGCTCGCCCTCTCGGCCTGTTGATAATATAAGATGCAGAGAATGTGAGAGACTTTTCACCAAAGTCAGAAGATGGCCGAGCACTAATAAGAAAAGCAGAGATAAAA atcCAGCATCTTTATCTTGTGATATGTGGGTTCTACTTAAAAAGCGTCATCCTCAGAGACGGCGTCATCGAGAGAAGGG GTTATTGTGGACCAGCTTAAGTCACATTAGGAAGATGTTAGCACAAGGCTCCGGTTTTTCAGCTGTCAGAACTCAGATGAAGTGCTCCAGACCTCATGTGTTTCTGCAGAG GATTTTGCGTCGCTGCAAGTATCTGACCTCCATTCAGTCCGACCTGTCCATTACCAGAGCAAAGCCACGACATCGGAAGAGGCCGCGAGTGGTTTTTCCACCCATTGCCGGCTGGAACTCCTCTGTAAAAAGAAGGCCTTCAGTGAACAACACCTTTCTCCAGCAGCTCTCTCCATTCAACCTCAGTGTCAGAGAAACACAGGAGGATGAACTCTATGCAGAAGAAAAGCTTTTAAAATCAAACCAAAAGAACTCCAGCAATCAGAAGAGCGCTAATGCCAAGGGCAAAATGAAGGAGCTGGAAGTGTCTGATGGTGTAGACGTAACACGCCGGGTGCTGAAGTTTGATGAACAATTGCAAACCGGGGAGCAGAGGAAAAGCCCACGGCAGCAGCATGAGCATGGAGAGATTCATGAAGCCCAGATTGAGCTGCAGGAAGAGTCGTCTGAGGATTCCGATTGGTTCAGGACGCCCACAGATCTGTTCAGTGTGAAACCCAAGATTAAACAGGGGAATCAAAAGAAAATCTCTGACCCAAAACCTAATGTGCAGAAACCGAACTTCATGTCCTTGTTGGCAACAATGTTGAAGAATCAGAACCAGATTATAAGGGAGTCCTGCAAATGA
- the si:ch211-227n13.3 gene encoding uncharacterized protein si:ch211-227n13.3 isoform X1, translating into MDLLDMLDQTDCRHFKTEANDYYLNNFPQRQVSGCYSEVNILVLSEITTKSVSMNLRRSTILKGRQQEPKNVKGSESISVLLSDTDSSQSESIEEIIDQVSVIREMKRPVRKYKAAASRRAGKKRLSVVESQQDTVQKISLAVGAMAEDTLEKLRLMSNKCETELRPTSPVHSREELVVSDDSSSDHTVNSGPSSPSRPVDNIRCRECERLFTKVRRWPSTNKKSRDKNPASLSCDMWVLLKKRHPQRRRHREKGLLWTSLSHIRKMLAQGSGFSAVRTQMKCSRPHVFLQRILRRCKYLTSIQSDLSITRAKPRHRKRPRVVFPPIAGWNSSVKRRPSVNNTFLQQLSPFNLSVRETQEDELYAEEKLLKSNQKNSSNQKSANAKGKMKELEVSDGVDVTRRVLKFDEQLQTGEQRKSPRQQHEHGEIHEAQIELQEESSEDSDWFRTPTDLFSVKPKIKQGNQKKISDPKPNVQKPNFMSLLATMLKNQNQIIRESCK; encoded by the exons GGCAAATGACTACTACCTCAATAACTTTCCTCAAAGACAAGTTTCAGGATGCTACAGTGAG GTGAACATTTTGGTTCTCAGTGAAATCACTACCAAGTCTGTCTCTATGAATCTGCGTCGCTCCACAATCCTCAAAGGCCGACAGCAAGAGCCTAAAAATGTGAAAGGCTCTGAGAGCATCTCTGTGCTGTTGAGTGACACcgactccagccaatcagagagtATTGAAGAAATAATAGACCAAGTGTCTGTTATTCGTGAGATGAAGCGGCCAGTAAGAAAGTATAAAGCTGCTGCTTCAAGGCGAGCAGGTAAAAAGAGGCTTTCTGTTGTAGAATCACAGCAGGATACGGTTCAGAAGATCTCGCTGGCTGTTGGTGCTATGGCTGAGGACACTTTAGAGAAACTCAGGTTGATGTCAAACAAATGTGAGACCGAGTTGAGGCCTACAAGTCCTGTTCATTCACGAGAAGAACTTGTTGTATCGGATGATTCCAGTAGCGATCATACTGTAAATTCAGGCCCCAGCTCGCCCTCTCGGCCTGTTGATAATATAAGATGCAGAGAATGTGAGAGACTTTTCACCAAAGTCAGAAGATGGCCGAGCACTAATAAGAAAAGCAGAGATAAAA atcCAGCATCTTTATCTTGTGATATGTGGGTTCTACTTAAAAAGCGTCATCCTCAGAGACGGCGTCATCGAGAGAAGGG GTTATTGTGGACCAGCTTAAGTCACATTAGGAAGATGTTAGCACAAGGCTCCGGTTTTTCAGCTGTCAGAACTCAGATGAAGTGCTCCAGACCTCATGTGTTTCTGCAGAG GATTTTGCGTCGCTGCAAGTATCTGACCTCCATTCAGTCCGACCTGTCCATTACCAGAGCAAAGCCACGACATCGGAAGAGGCCGCGAGTGGTTTTTCCACCCATTGCCGGCTGGAACTCCTCTGTAAAAAGAAGGCCTTCAGTGAACAACACCTTTCTCCAGCAGCTCTCTCCATTCAACCTCAGTGTCAGAGAAACACAGGAGGATGAACTCTATGCAGAAGAAAAGCTTTTAAAATCAAACCAAAAGAACTCCAGCAATCAGAAGAGCGCTAATGCCAAGGGCAAAATGAAGGAGCTGGAAGTGTCTGATGGTGTAGACGTAACACGCCGGGTGCTGAAGTTTGATGAACAATTGCAAACCGGGGAGCAGAGGAAAAGCCCACGGCAGCAGCATGAGCATGGAGAGATTCATGAAGCCCAGATTGAGCTGCAGGAAGAGTCGTCTGAGGATTCCGATTGGTTCAGGACGCCCACAGATCTGTTCAGTGTGAAACCCAAGATTAAACAGGGGAATCAAAAGAAAATCTCTGACCCAAAACCTAATGTGCAGAAACCGAACTTCATGTCCTTGTTGGCAACAATGTTGAAGAATCAGAACCAGATTATAAGGGAGTCCTGCAAATGA